One region of Danio aesculapii chromosome 7, fDanAes4.1, whole genome shotgun sequence genomic DNA includes:
- the nitr2a gene encoding novel immune-type receptor 2a isoform X1, with protein MLHFFILTLTIFQCSSETTDTQNYLKIVQAGETVNFTCILSNDIRKSVVWVKQSVGKKPLPVVSSFQVVDHRFENDFDKQNRFFVTKDEGSFNLSITNTEVSDSATYYCVTYAYQFAFGNSTDLIVKAGEVNIESEHQRSASEDLQCSVISQSCAEEHKVYWFRQGSGESPPGIIYTQDGRSAQCEKSSDLNSTAHKCIYSLPKTDEDPAIYYCAVAACGQILLRDGQKVGLTDECFQKHWITAVLIITALSIIVNIILSVQLHKYRQKDGFYNTQSHQLTVDHADDLNYAALSFQQNPSMSRKSLERNLQDTSMYAHTRPQQM; from the exons ATGCTTCATTTTTTCATCCTAACACTTACAATTTTCCAGT GCAGCTCAGAAACTACAGACACTCAGAATTATCTGAAGATTGTTCAGGCTGGAGAAACTGTTAACTTTACTTGTATTTTATCAAATGATATAAGAAAAAGTGTGGTTTGGGTCAAACAAAGTGTTGGAAAGAAACCTCTTCCAGTCGTTTCATCATTTCAAGTCGTAGATCACAGATTTGAAAATGACTTTGACAAACAAAATCGCTTTTTTGTAACAAAAGATGAAGGTAGTTTTAATCTGAGCATCACAAACACAGAAGTATCAGACTCTGCTACTTACTATTGTGTAACATATGCATATCAGTTTGCATTTGGGAACAGCACTGACCTCATAGTTAAAG ctggtGAAGTGAACATCGAGTCTGAGCATCAGAGATCTGCATCAGAGGATCTGCAGTGCAGCGTCATCTCTCAGAGCTGTGCAGAAGAACACAAGGTCTACTGGTTCAGACAGGGCTCTGGAGAATCTCCTCCAGGAATAATCTACACTCAGGACGGCAGGAGCGCTCAGTGTGAGAAGAGCTCTGATCTCAACTCCACTGCACACAAATGCATCTACAGCCTGCCCAAGACTGATGAAGATCCCGCCATCTACTACTGCGCTGTAGCCGCTTGTGGACAAATACTGCTCAGAGACGGACAGAAAGTTGGATTGACAG ATGAATGTTTTCAGAAACATTGGATTACAGCTGTTCTGATCATAACAGCTTTATCTATAATTGTGAATATCATTTTAAGTGTACAATTGCACAAGTACAGGCAAAAAG ATGGGTTTTACAACACTCAGAGCCATCAGTTAACG GTGGATCACGCTGATGATTTGAATTATGCTGCTTTGAGCTTCCAACAAAATCCCTCCATGTCTAGAAAATCATTGGAAAGAAAcctacaagacacttctatgtaTGCACATACAAGACCTCAACAAATGTAA
- the nitr3b gene encoding novel immune-type receptor 3b, which yields MSLQDCFTFFLLTFVYGTCEEDFIHQQPLVVAELGSSVTLPCFHSDDYVTTVSWYKLSADKKPLLIAYSTHNSEGVTYQKAFDNTNRFFITIASGSYNLTIVNLEKEDFATYYCAKFFLNIMMFGEGTILLRNETDRNISTSVSALSFWSPVVCILLIISVISIVLNIVLVIKKNRKKETTEQLRSQINQIETDDLNYAALHFSKTKPTTSRRSSMKTIQETIYSETTIH from the exons ATGAGCTTGCAAGATTGTTTTACCTTCTTTCTCCTCACGTTTGTGT atGGGACCTGTGAAGAAGATTTTATTCACCAGCAGCCACTGGTAGTTGCTGAACTTGGAAGCAGTGTGACTTTACCCTGTTTTCACTCTGATGACTATGTAACTACTGTTTCATGGTATAAACTTTCAGCTGACAAGAAACCTCTTCTTATAGCATATTCAACTCACAACTCAGAAGGAGTTACATATCAAAAAGCCTTTGACAATACTAATCGATTCTTTATCACAATTGCAAGTGGCTCTTATAATTTAACTATCGTTAATTTGGAAAAAGAGGATTTTGCAACTTACTATTGTGCTAAGTTTTTCCTGAACATCATGATGTTTGGTGAAGGGACCATTCTGCTACGTAATG AAACTGACAGAAATATCAGCACGTCTGTTTCAGCTCTATCATTTTGGAGTCCAGTTGTTTGTATCCTGCTTATTATAAGTGTAATatccattgttttgaacatagTTCTGGTGATTAAAAAGAATCGCAAAAAAG AAACTACAGAGCAACTCAGAAGCCAGATAAATCAG ATTGAAACAGATGACTTAAATTATGCTGCCCTGCACTTTTCCAAAACAAAGCCCACCACCTCAAGAAGATCTTCAATGAAAACCATCCAGGAAACTATTTATTCAGAGACCACAATACATTAG
- the nitr2b gene encoding novel immune-type receptor 2b isoform X2, whose translation MSSSESTDFYQSSKMIHCFYILLLYLLTCMSDNAKIKAQNHVKIIQAGDAVNLTCIFPKESRTSLVWVKQIVGEKPLLIASAYQGLAGQYENDFDKQNRFSIEKDEGSFNLSITNTEISDTATYYCIAYVYEFIFVNSTDLIVNAGELNIESEHQRSASEDLQCSVISQSCAEEHKVYWFRQGSEESPPGVIYTQDSRSAQCEKSSDLNSTAHKCIYSLPKTDEDPAIYYCAVAACGQILLGDARTFPGFWTPWKTVALVLAISNSLSMIVIIFLGTRLYKFQKNGHRIFSLVN comes from the exons ATGAGCAGTTCAGAATCAACTGATTTTTATCAATCATCTAAAATGATTCATTGTTTTTACATCCTATTGCTTTACCTTTTAACAT GCATGTCAGATAATGCCAAAATTAAGGCACAGAATCATGTGAAGATTATTCAAGCTGGAGATGCTGTTAACTTGACATGTATTTTTCCAAAAGAGTCAAGAACCAGTTTGGTTTGGGTCAAACAAATTGTTGGAGAGAAACCTCTTTTAATCGCTTCAGCATATCAAGGTTTAGCTGGCCAATATGAAAATGACTTTGACAAACAAAACCGCTTTTCTATAGAAAAAGATGAAGGTAGTTTTAATCTGAGCATCACAAACACAGAAATATCAGACACTGCCACTTACTACTGCATTGCATATGTGTATGAGTTCATATTTGTGAACAGCACTGACCTCATTGTTAACG CTGGTGAACTGAACATCGAGTCTGAGCATCAGAGATCAGCATCAGAGGATCTGCAGTGCAGCGTCATCTCTCAGAGCTGTGCAGAAGAACACAAGGTCTACTGGTTCAGACAGGGCTCTGAAGAATCTCCTCCAGGAGTGATCTACACTCAGGACAGCAGAAGCGCTCAGTGTGAGAAGAGCTCTGATCTCAACTCCACTGCACACAAATGCATCTACAGCCTGCCCAAGACTGATGAAGATCCCGCCATCTACTACTGCGCTGTGGCCGCTTGTGGACAAATACTGCTCGGAGATGCGAGAACATTCCCAG gtttttggACACCTTGGAAGACAGTTGCTCTGGTGTTggcaatttcaaacagtttatcaATGATTGTCATCATATTTCTGGGCACACGGTTGTACAAGTTTCAAAAGAACG GACACAGAATATTCAGCTTGGTCAATTAA
- the nitr3d gene encoding novel immune-type receptor 3d yields the protein MSLQGCFTFFLLTFAYGTCEEDFIHQQPLVVAELGSSVTLPCFHSDDYVTTVSWYKHSAGKKPLLIAYSTHNSGRITYQNAFNNTNRFFITIASGSYNLTINDLEKEDFATYYCAKFFLNIMMFGEGTILLRNETNIIITPESSFWSPVVLILIVISAISIIVNILLMICTYCKEEPSEQIRSQVIQVDGNVFNYVALQSSSVTASQDETICVYSQTSKHFMR from the exons ATGAGCTTACAAGGTTGTTTTACCTTCTTTCTCCTCACATTTGCAT atGGGACATGTGAAGAAGATTTTATTCACCAGCAGCCACTGGTAGTTGCTGAACTTGGAAGCAGTGTGACTTTACCCTGTTTTCACTCTGATGACTATGTAACTACTGTTTCATGGTATAAACATTCAGCTGGCAAGAAACCTCTTCTTATAGCATATTCAACTCACAACTCAGGAAGAATTACATATCAAAATGCCTTTAACAATACTAATCGATTCTTTATCACAATTGCAAGTGGCTCTTATAATTTAACTATCAACGACTTGGAAAAAGAGGATTTTGCAACTTACTATTGTGCTAAGTTTTTCCTGAACATCATGATGTTTGGTGAAGGGACGATTCTGCTACGTAATG AAACAAACATAATTATCACACCTGAATCCTCGTTTTGGAGTCCAGTCGTTTTAATCCTGATTGTAATAAGTGCAATATCCATTATTGTGAACATACTTCTCATGATTTGCACATATTGCAAAGAAG AGCCTTCAGAAcaaattagaagtcaagttattcag GTTGATGGAAATGTCTTCAATTATGTTGCCTTGCAAAGCTCTTCAGTGACAGCTAGCCAAGACGAAACTATCTGTGTTTATTCACAGACCAGTAAGCACTTTATGAGATAA
- the nitr2b gene encoding novel immune-type receptor 2b isoform X1: protein MSSSESTDFYQSSKMIHCFYILLLYLLTCMSDNAKIKAQNHVKIIQAGDAVNLTCIFPKESRTSLVWVKQIVGEKPLLIASAYQGLAGQYENDFDKQNRFSIEKDEGSFNLSITNTEISDTATYYCIAYVYEFIFVNSTDLIVNAGELNIESEHQRSASEDLQCSVISQSCAEEHKVYWFRQGSEESPPGVIYTQDSRSAQCEKSSDLNSTAHKCIYSLPKTDEDPAIYYCAVAACGQILLGDARTFPGFWTPWKTVALVLAISNSLSMIVIIFLGTRLYKFQKNDRTQNIQLGQLMDEDRGVLNYAALSFQQKSSTSRRLKEKHLR, encoded by the exons ATGAGCAGTTCAGAATCAACTGATTTTTATCAATCATCTAAAATGATTCATTGTTTTTACATCCTATTGCTTTACCTTTTAACAT GCATGTCAGATAATGCCAAAATTAAGGCACAGAATCATGTGAAGATTATTCAAGCTGGAGATGCTGTTAACTTGACATGTATTTTTCCAAAAGAGTCAAGAACCAGTTTGGTTTGGGTCAAACAAATTGTTGGAGAGAAACCTCTTTTAATCGCTTCAGCATATCAAGGTTTAGCTGGCCAATATGAAAATGACTTTGACAAACAAAACCGCTTTTCTATAGAAAAAGATGAAGGTAGTTTTAATCTGAGCATCACAAACACAGAAATATCAGACACTGCCACTTACTACTGCATTGCATATGTGTATGAGTTCATATTTGTGAACAGCACTGACCTCATTGTTAACG CTGGTGAACTGAACATCGAGTCTGAGCATCAGAGATCAGCATCAGAGGATCTGCAGTGCAGCGTCATCTCTCAGAGCTGTGCAGAAGAACACAAGGTCTACTGGTTCAGACAGGGCTCTGAAGAATCTCCTCCAGGAGTGATCTACACTCAGGACAGCAGAAGCGCTCAGTGTGAGAAGAGCTCTGATCTCAACTCCACTGCACACAAATGCATCTACAGCCTGCCCAAGACTGATGAAGATCCCGCCATCTACTACTGCGCTGTGGCCGCTTGTGGACAAATACTGCTCGGAGATGCGAGAACATTCCCAG gtttttggACACCTTGGAAGACAGTTGCTCTGGTGTTggcaatttcaaacagtttatcaATGATTGTCATCATATTTCTGGGCACACGGTTGTACAAGTTTCAAAAGAACG ACAGGACACAGAATATTCAGCTTGGTCAATTAATG GATGAAGACAGAGGTGTTTTGAATTATGCTGCTCTGAGCTTTCAACAAAAGTCCTCCACTTCTAGAAGACTCAAAGAAAAACATTTAAGATAA
- the nitr2a gene encoding novel immune-type receptor 2a isoform X2, with protein MLHFFILTLTIFQSGEVNIESEHQRSASEDLQCSVISQSCAEEHKVYWFRQGSGESPPGIIYTQDGRSAQCEKSSDLNSTAHKCIYSLPKTDEDPAIYYCAVAACGQILLRDGQKVGLTDECFQKHWITAVLIITALSIIVNIILSVQLHKYRQKDGFYNTQSHQLTVDHADDLNYAALSFQQNPSMSRKSLERNLQDTSMYAHTRPQQM; from the exons ATGCTTCATTTTTTCATCCTAACACTTACAATTTTCCAGT ctggtGAAGTGAACATCGAGTCTGAGCATCAGAGATCTGCATCAGAGGATCTGCAGTGCAGCGTCATCTCTCAGAGCTGTGCAGAAGAACACAAGGTCTACTGGTTCAGACAGGGCTCTGGAGAATCTCCTCCAGGAATAATCTACACTCAGGACGGCAGGAGCGCTCAGTGTGAGAAGAGCTCTGATCTCAACTCCACTGCACACAAATGCATCTACAGCCTGCCCAAGACTGATGAAGATCCCGCCATCTACTACTGCGCTGTAGCCGCTTGTGGACAAATACTGCTCAGAGACGGACAGAAAGTTGGATTGACAG ATGAATGTTTTCAGAAACATTGGATTACAGCTGTTCTGATCATAACAGCTTTATCTATAATTGTGAATATCATTTTAAGTGTACAATTGCACAAGTACAGGCAAAAAG ATGGGTTTTACAACACTCAGAGCCATCAGTTAACG GTGGATCACGCTGATGATTTGAATTATGCTGCTTTGAGCTTCCAACAAAATCCCTCCATGTCTAGAAAATCATTGGAAAGAAAcctacaagacacttctatgtaTGCACATACAAGACCTCAACAAATGTAA